The window CGGTGACGTGCTCGATCCAGCGTGCGATGCCGAACCCGTGACGCGCCTCCACGGACACGGCCTTCAGGATCAGCATCTCCAGCGTCCCCGGCACCAACTCGACGCGTCCGCTCAACAACAGCTCCGGCGTTGGGGTCGACTGCTGGAGCGTACCCTAATTCACTTACCCTAAATTGTCTAGGGTAAAGCCCCGCGGGCCCCCCCGTCTGCGGGCGCCCGGTAGACGACCACGTTGGCGCTGTCCGCAGACCAGCGGACCAAGGCCGCCACGCCCGGCCGGTAGCTGAGGGCCACCACACCGTCCCACCACTGGCTCGGCCCGTAGGTGGGGACGGTGGCTTGCGCGGTCGAGGGCTCCGGCACACGCACCACGAATGGGTCGCCGTCCACCAGCAAGGGCGGCTTGCCCAGTCGTTGGATGGCGAGTCCGTGGTCCGCCATCCAGCTCGGCTCCGTCCAGCCGCCCAGCCGGCCCAGAGGGACAGGCCGGCGCGCGCTCGCCTCGAAGGCCCAGAACTCTGCCCGATCGGCCACCGGAGCCGCGCACAGGTGACGGCCCGGCACTCCAACCGCCGGGCCGCACATCAGGCGGAGCGCCGTGCGGCCCAGCTCATGAACCCCGGCTCCATCGACGATCCACACCTCGCTCTGGGACGACAGAGCCCGTAGGAAGGCGAGCATACCGGCAGCGCCGGACATGGTCGACAGGGGAACGGCCGTGCGGGTGATCAACACGCTACCCGTCGTCGCGCTCTCGACATTCACGGCGGCAGGAAGCGCTGCGGCGGGAAGGGTCCAGTGGCTCGTGGAGACTTCGCTCCCCTGAGCGCGTCCGGCGTGTCGCACCACCTCCGCCCCCTCGCGTATCTCCCAGACGGCCCACCCGTCCTCATCCACCGCCAGCGTCGGAGCACCCTCCACATCCAGGGGCAACGTTGTGACGATATCCGCCGCCAGGTCCGTGTGGTGAAGCGCGTATCCCTCTTCAGCCCAGGCCAGCGAGACGACATCGTTTTCCGACAACCAGCCGAGGTCGAAGCCCGGAACCTCCTTCCAGTCCCCCTCCGCCTCGACGAGGTACCCACTCGGCCACTCGGAACCGGTCCCGTCCGGCTCGTCCCACTCCCCGGACATCAGGGCCGCCAGTCGACTGCCGGCAGGCGAGACGGACAGTGCGGACGGCCAGTCGGGCAGCGACACGGCACGGATCGGATCCATGCCGCCCGAGCGGGCCACGATGCGAGGACCCGCGGTGCTCAGGACGTCTCCCGCGAAGCGGCTCCGGAAGGCGTCCGTTCCGACGGCGCCCCACGCCACCGCGAAGAGCATGATCAGGATCCCCTGGCTGCGGGCCGGCCGCGAAGGCACCAGCAGCAGAGCGGCTCCGGCGGAGGCCAGGGTGATCAAGGTGCCGGGCGTCGACTTGGCCCACAGGTAGAGGTGCATGCCCTGGCCCGGTCCAGAGCTCATCACCAGGGCCAGCGCAATGCCGAGCCCGCCGCACAGGACCAGGACCAAGGCCGCTCGCTCGCGTTGCCGAACCGGGTCACCCCGGCCACGACGCGTTCGGACCCACGCCAACAGGAAGAGCGCCAGACCCACACCGGCGTGCAGGCCCGGCAGCAGCAGCGCGTCCCCGCCGGCAAGCGCTCGCAGCAGGCGGAGAATCGCACCGATGAGAAGCGCAGCGCCGGTGCTGGCCAGCGTGAAGGCCAGCGGCCAGATCAGAGCGACCAGACCGTTCAGCAGCGACGCACCGTCGTACACCGTGGCCGCCACCAGCAGGGCGATCAGGGCCGCCACCCGCACCAGGGACGGCGAAGCGTACCAGGATGCGCGCGCTTCCGCGGTGGCGGAGGCGAGCTTGTGATCGATGCTGTCCAAGAAGGCCTGCACTCGGGCCGCGTCCTCCGCGGCGAGCGGGTGCTTCCACTGGCTACCGTCCTCGCGCCGCACCATCAGCGAGCGATGCTGCGCGCGCGGAGCGTGCACTCTCACTTCGGTCAGCCTGTCGTAGGGGAAAGCAGCCGCCAGGGAGGAGGCGTCCAGAACCAGGTCGTCGAGTGGCCCCTCCTCGAGGGGGAGATCCTCGAACCACTCGATACGATCGATCTGGAGGCGCACCGCTTTGCGCGGATCGTCGGCGTTGCGCACGGCCAACGATCCGACGACCGGCGCCTCCCCGCGTAGGCCCGCATGCTCGCGGATGGCCTGCGCGCGACGCGCGAGACTGGGGTGGGTCGCGTGGCGCTCGACCCGGGCGGCCAGGCGGCGCGGTTGGTGATTGAGGGCGTGCAGCTTCTCGAGCGCCCGGATCACGAGCTCCGGGTCTCCCGTCAGCTCCGCAGCACGCAGGTCGGAGGCGGTCTCCCTACCGCGGATGCCCGCAGCAGCCATCCCCATTGCGGCCAGGAGCACCCAGGGCAGGATCCCTCCCACCCACACCATGACGTCCGAGTCCGGGCCGATGACACCGATCGCGGCCATTTCCAGCGCGGTGGCCAGGGGCAGCGGCAGAGAGCGCCAGAACCAGCGCTTCGGCGTGAATTCCTCCAGGTGCGCGACCTCGTGCGCGAAGATCGCGTCGACCTCTCCAGGCTCCAGACCTTCGAGGAGCCCCTCGGTCAACAGGACCGCCTGACGTCCAGGATGGGGAAGCGCGAACGCGTTTACCCAGCGCCCGCCGGGCGCCGTCATCAGCAAGAGGCGGGGCATGTCCACCGTGGCGCGCTCCACCAGCGCCGCGAAGCGTTGCCGGAGCCCCGTGTCCTCCAGGGGTCGGGCCGACAGGACCCGGAGCAGCACGCGGGAGTCGAAGGCGAGCACTGCCGACAACGCCACGGCGACGGGAGCGAGCCAGACATAGAAGTCAGGGCGTCGGACCACGATCGCAGGAACGAACAGCAGGGGAAGCGCGGCACCGAAGAAGGCCAGCGCCACGCGGGCGAGGTGGAGGACGTATCCCGCCAACGTCCACTGCTCGTCAAAGATACGGCGGCGCGCCGGGAAGCCTCCGACCAGGGCACCCGCCACCGTCAAGGCCACGTGGCCCCAGCCGAAGCCGTCCACGAGCAGGGTGCCCGAGACGCCCACGGCGACGGTCGCGAGCTGGACTCGTGCCCGATGGGCTTGCAGCAGGTCCGGGAACGACGGGTCCGCGAGGTGGGCCGCCAGGCGGCGCCCCCCCCACCACGCCACCAATGCGGGCAACAGCGCCAGGCCGAGCGAGAGCTCCATGCCTGGCGGCCGTGCAGGGGCCGTGCCGTGGGCTAGGCGGTCTGCATCCGGTCGAAGTCCACCCAGAGAGGGGGGTGGCCTTCGGCCTCCAGGAACGCCGTCAGCCCGGGCGCGGAGATCGATGTGGTCTTGTCGTTCACCAGCGGGTGGAAGTTCAGTGGATCGTAGGTCAGCAACGCCCGGTCCAGGGCCACGCCCACCTCGCGCCCCCGGTCGTTGATGATCCCGAACGGCGTGACGGAACCGGGCTCGACGCCCAGGGTCCGCCAGAGCCGCTCCGCGCTACCGAACGACAGGCGCTTGCATCCCAATTGGCTGGAGAGCCAGGCCAGATCCACCTGTCGGTCCTCCAGACAGACCACCAACCACATCACGCCCTTCTTGTCCCGGAGAAAGAGGTTCTTCACGTGGGCGCCGGGGATCGTCCCCCTCAGCCGCTTGGCCTCGTCGACCGTGAAGACCGGTGGGTGCTCGATGGTGGAATGGGCGATGGTCAGCTCATCGAGGCGGCGGAAAAGCTGCTCGGGCGTGTGGGGCTCGATTCGGTGCACGGCGGCTCTGCTATTCGTGGCGGATCGCATCGATGGGCGACAGGTGGGCGGCGCGCATTGCAGGGTACGTCCCGAAGGCCAAGCCCACCACCACGGCCGACGCGATGCCCACGGCCACCGTGGCAGGAGTGACCTGAGCCCACACCGGCGCCTCGGTGGCCCGCCGGATGGCCGCGGTGATCACGTAGGCCCCCGCCGTGCCCAGCACGATCCCCAACAGACCGCCGGCGAGCGTGACGGCCACCGACTCCGCCAGGAACTGGATCAGCACGTCCGCACGTCGCGCACCGGCGGCCCGGCGGATCCCGATCTCGCGTGTCCGCTCCTGCACCGCCGA is drawn from Gemmatimonadota bacterium and contains these coding sequences:
- a CDS encoding prolyl-tRNA synthetase associated domain-containing protein, translated to MHRIEPHTPEQLFRRLDELTIAHSTIEHPPVFTVDEAKRLRGTIPGAHVKNLFLRDKKGVMWLVVCLEDRQVDLAWLSSQLGCKRLSFGSAERLWRTLGVEPGSVTPFGIINDRGREVGVALDRALLTYDPLNFHPLVNDKTTSISAPGLTAFLEAEGHPPLWVDFDRMQTA
- a CDS encoding M48 family metalloprotease; amino-acid sequence: MELSLGLALLPALVAWWGGRRLAAHLADPSFPDLLQAHRARVQLATVAVGVSGTLLVDGFGWGHVALTVAGALVGGFPARRRIFDEQWTLAGYVLHLARVALAFFGAALPLLFVPAIVVRRPDFYVWLAPVAVALSAVLAFDSRVLLRVLSARPLEDTGLRQRFAALVERATVDMPRLLLMTAPGGRWVNAFALPHPGRQAVLLTEGLLEGLEPGEVDAIFAHEVAHLEEFTPKRWFWRSLPLPLATALEMAAIGVIGPDSDVMVWVGGILPWVLLAAMGMAAAGIRGRETASDLRAAELTGDPELVIRALEKLHALNHQPRRLAARVERHATHPSLARRAQAIREHAGLRGEAPVVGSLAVRNADDPRKAVRLQIDRIEWFEDLPLEEGPLDDLVLDASSLAAAFPYDRLTEVRVHAPRAQHRSLMVRREDGSQWKHPLAAEDAARVQAFLDSIDHKLASATAEARASWYASPSLVRVAALIALLVAATVYDGASLLNGLVALIWPLAFTLASTGAALLIGAILRLLRALAGGDALLLPGLHAGVGLALFLLAWVRTRRGRGDPVRQRERAALVLVLCGGLGIALALVMSSGPGQGMHLYLWAKSTPGTLITLASAGAALLLVPSRPARSQGILIMLFAVAWGAVGTDAFRSRFAGDVLSTAGPRIVARSGGMDPIRAVSLPDWPSALSVSPAGSRLAALMSGEWDEPDGTGSEWPSGYLVEAEGDWKEVPGFDLGWLSENDVVSLAWAEEGYALHHTDLAADIVTTLPLDVEGAPTLAVDEDGWAVWEIREGAEVVRHAGRAQGSEVSTSHWTLPAAALPAAVNVESATTGSVLITRTAVPLSTMSGAAGMLAFLRALSSQSEVWIVDGAGVHELGRTALRLMCGPAVGVPGRHLCAAPVADRAEFWAFEASARRPVPLGRLGGWTEPSWMADHGLAIQRLGKPPLLVDGDPFVVRVPEPSTAQATVPTYGPSQWWDGVVALSYRPGVAALVRWSADSANVVVYRAPADGGARGALP